The following are from one region of the Arachis duranensis cultivar V14167 chromosome 10, aradu.V14167.gnm2.J7QH, whole genome shotgun sequence genome:
- the LOC107469785 gene encoding uncharacterized protein LOC107469785, whose protein sequence is MNPFRLVCGKACHLPVEIEHKAYWTVKEYNLSLGGAGVERKLQLAELDCLRLEAYDNSRLYKEKMKAIHDKNIKRGEFRPGEIVLLYNSRLRLLPGKLRSRWEGPYQLEKAEPYGVYHLCHPSSSDIFKVNGHRLKLYHGEQRKGNKEIEIFLLEDVPLDKEH, encoded by the coding sequence ATGAACCCCTTTCGGTTGGTGTGTGGTAAAGCTTGCCACCTACCGGTAGAAATTGAACACAAAGCATATTGGACCGTCAAGGAATACAATCTAAGTTTGGGTGGGGCCGGAGTTGAGAGAAAGCTTCAATTGGCGGAATTAGATTGTTTGAGATTAGAGGCCTATGACAACTCTAGGCTttacaaagagaagatgaaagcCATCCATGATAAGAACATTAAGAGAGGGGAATTTAGGCCCGGTGAaatagtcctcctttacaactcaAGGTTGAGATTGTTGCCCGGAAAGCTAAGATCGAGATGGGAGGGACCCTATCAATTAGAGAAAGCGGAACCTTATGGAGTTTACCATTTGTGCCATCCCTCAAGTTCGGATATTTTCAAGGTAAATGGGCACCGTCTCAAATTGTATCATGGTGAGCAAAGGAAGGGCAACAAGGAGATTGAgatattccttttggaagatGTACCTCTTGACAAAGAGCATTGA